A genomic window from Phocoena sinus isolate mPhoSin1 chromosome 20, mPhoSin1.pri, whole genome shotgun sequence includes:
- the C20H17orf64 gene encoding uncharacterized protein C17orf64 homolog, giving the protein MEALDGQGGEGDQPLEKGTDGPCLEGSSSTIPARDSLVCQAKGLDKDTFKICKECLRPLKKFLRKLHPPRDLPQEKKLKYMKQSLVVLGDHINTFLQHYCRAWEIKHWRKRLWRFVSLFSELEAKQLYRLYKYTKNSQTAKFPVAFYPLDIPESSLPANKEDSLPKLCTAWGLRSHLSAMKERLSKMHAPGRQVSLLGELRAEGHSGRGSLGKLPQQPKLKRKRIKEAPETPETCPQEYPAGAEGQLALDPRALVPEGMGDQ; this is encoded by the exons ATGGAAGCCTTAGATGGACAGGGGGGTGAAGGGGACCAGCCACTAGAGAAG GGGACGGATGGACCCTGCTTAGAGGGGAGCTCCAGCACCATCCCTGCCAGAGACTCACTTGTGTGCCAGGCCAAGGGCCTGGACAAGGACACCTTCAAAATT TGTAAAGAATGTCTAAGGCCGCTGAAGAAGTTCCTGCGAAAGTTGCACCCGCCGAGGGACCTTCCCCAGGAGAAGAAGCTAAAGTACATGAAGCAGAGCCTGGTGGTCCTAGGGGACCACATCAACACCTTTCTGCAGCACTACTGCCGAGCCTGGGAAATCAAGCACTGGAGGAA GAGGCTTTGGAGATTTGTCTCCCTCTTCTCGGAACTGGAGGCGAAGCAGCTTTACAGGCTCTACAAGTATACCAAGAACAGCCAGACGGCCAAGTTCCCG GTAGCCTTCTACCCTTTGGACATCCCGGAGAGCTCCTTGCCTGCCAACAAGGAGGACAGTCTGCCCAAGCTCTGCACTGCCTGGGGGCTGCGCAGTCACCTCAGTGCCATGAAGGAGAGGCTGTCCAAGATGCATGCCCCGGGCCGCCAGGTCTCCCTGCTCGGGGAGCTGAGAGCTGAGGGCCACAGCGGGAGAG GTTCTTTAGGGAAACTTCCTCAACAACCAAAACTCAAGAGAAAGAGGATTAAGGAAGCCCCAGAAACTCCAGAGACCTGCCCACAAGAATACCCAGCTGGGGCAGAGGGCCAGCTCGCCCTGGATCCCAGAGCACTTGTACCTGAGGGCATGGGGGACCAATGA